One window from the genome of Pelodictyon luteolum DSM 273 encodes:
- a CDS encoding adenine phosphoribosyltransferase yields MPIKSRIRAIPDYPKKGIMFRDITTLIKDPVGFRLVIDNLTQRYLENGVDFDVIVGIEARGFIIGSALAYALGKGFVPVRKPGKLPADTVSQEYALEYGTDKIEIHIDALEKGARVLLVDDLLATGGTALAAAPLIEKVGGVVSEMAFIVNLPDIGGEEKILAKGYKVFSLTAFEGE; encoded by the coding sequence ATGCCGATCAAGTCCCGTATCCGCGCGATTCCCGACTACCCGAAGAAGGGCATCATGTTCCGTGATATCACCACCCTCATCAAGGATCCCGTCGGGTTCCGGCTCGTCATTGACAACCTGACCCAGCGCTATCTGGAGAACGGCGTCGATTTCGATGTGATCGTCGGCATCGAGGCCCGTGGCTTCATCATCGGCAGTGCGCTCGCCTATGCGCTCGGCAAGGGCTTTGTTCCGGTCCGTAAGCCGGGCAAGCTTCCCGCTGATACCGTATCGCAGGAGTATGCGCTTGAGTACGGCACCGACAAGATCGAAATCCACATCGACGCCCTGGAAAAGGGAGCGCGTGTGCTGCTCGTCGACGACCTGCTCGCAACAGGCGGAACGGCGCTTGCAGCCGCACCCCTCATTGAAAAGGTCGGCGGCGTTGTCTCCGAAATGGCCTTCATCGTGAACCTGCCGGACATCGGCGGCGAAGAGAAGATCCTCGCGAAAGGTTACAAGGTGTTTTCTCTCACTGCATTCGAGGGGGAGTAA
- a CDS encoding sodium:proton antiporter yields the protein MALAEHHTAAVTAAASVAGLHHMPPVWLVLPFVLLLLMIATGPLFYHRFWEHQYPKVAVGLGAIVAGYYAFMMEHGPKTLLHTLEEYISFIALVASLFIVSGGILIHIERRGKPLVNGLLLLFGAVLSNVIGTTGASMLLIRPYMRINEGRLKAFHIVFFIFIVSNIGGGLTPIGDPPLFLGFLKGVPFFWVISKVWLPWIVAVVALVLVFMFLDMRAGDAGVKEPAGNGGISITGTRNFLYLGMIIVAVFLDPAVIAGFPSLQEMLGVPFGIRELIMGTVAIVAYKTADSQALKGNEFNFEPIKEVAFLFIGIFATMIPALQLIGEYASAHAGDFSVTRFYWMTGALSGVLDNAPTYLNFLAGALGKFGLDINAADAVTQIRSFAAGTASPVAGDVTSDVYLMAISVASVFFGAMTYIGNAPNFMVKNIAAQAEADVPDFVEYIYKYSIPFLIPIFIGLWLLFFNF from the coding sequence ATGGCTTTAGCTGAACATCACACTGCGGCGGTTACGGCTGCCGCATCTGTTGCCGGCCTGCACCACATGCCTCCCGTCTGGCTGGTGCTGCCGTTCGTCCTTCTGCTTCTCATGATTGCCACCGGACCGCTTTTCTACCACCGTTTCTGGGAACACCAGTATCCGAAGGTCGCGGTTGGACTCGGCGCGATTGTGGCGGGTTACTACGCATTCATGATGGAGCACGGTCCGAAAACCCTCCTTCATACCCTTGAGGAGTACATATCCTTCATCGCCCTCGTTGCCTCGCTTTTCATCGTTTCAGGAGGTATCCTGATCCATATCGAACGCAGGGGAAAACCCCTCGTCAACGGTCTCCTTCTGCTTTTTGGTGCGGTGCTTTCAAACGTCATCGGCACCACCGGGGCGTCCATGCTGCTCATCCGCCCATACATGCGCATCAATGAGGGCCGGCTGAAGGCGTTCCATATCGTCTTTTTCATCTTCATCGTCAGCAACATCGGCGGCGGGCTGACCCCCATCGGCGATCCTCCGCTGTTCCTCGGTTTCCTCAAAGGCGTTCCGTTCTTCTGGGTGATTTCGAAGGTATGGCTGCCCTGGATTGTGGCTGTCGTTGCTCTGGTCCTCGTCTTCATGTTCCTCGACATGCGCGCCGGAGACGCTGGGGTGAAAGAACCGGCCGGGAACGGAGGCATTTCCATCACCGGAACCCGCAACTTCCTTTATCTCGGCATGATCATTGTAGCGGTGTTTCTCGACCCTGCCGTGATTGCGGGATTTCCGAGCCTGCAGGAGATGCTGGGTGTGCCCTTCGGCATTCGTGAGCTGATCATGGGTACGGTAGCCATTGTGGCCTACAAGACCGCCGACAGCCAGGCGCTGAAAGGCAACGAGTTCAACTTCGAGCCGATCAAGGAGGTCGCATTCCTTTTTATCGGCATTTTTGCCACCATGATTCCCGCCCTCCAGCTGATCGGAGAGTATGCCAGCGCGCATGCAGGGGATTTCTCGGTGACGCGTTTCTACTGGATGACCGGTGCGCTCTCGGGCGTGCTCGACAATGCGCCGACCTACCTGAACTTCCTGGCCGGTGCGCTCGGCAAGTTCGGCCTTGACATCAATGCAGCGGATGCTGTGACCCAGATCCGTTCCTTTGCCGCAGGAACCGCTTCACCCGTTGCCGGTGATGTCACTTCAGACGTCTACCTGATGGCCATCTCCGTTGCTTCAGTCTTTTTCGGTGCGATGACCTACATCGGCAATGCCCCGAACTTCATGGTGAAGAACATTGCCGCACAGGCTGAAGCCGACGTGCCGGATTTCGTGGAGTACATCTACAAGTATTCCATTCCGTTCCTGATCCCGATCTTCATCGGGCTCTGGCTCCTGTTCTTCAATTTCTGA
- a CDS encoding carotenoid 1,2-hydratase: MNITTEPAEERWHDLQEPGAYEWWYFDIEDPQSGISIVVIWFAGFPFSPSYQEHYERWRSRGKEEREGAPAPLDYAGFSFQLYEHGRETLNFIREGRRELFESSRSAIGAAFERNRFTYDPLKEEYTLSIDFDFPVRRKSVQAELCFSACRTADYRRRDGNNDGVVPCHQWLLRVPRAEVRGRVILRDGRQGVLPRTIEVRATGYHDHNLGTMPMQEYISRWYWGRAFSDRVDVIYYVIFFRDPAFQPLTLLMLNDNMSGASLVRDSALFSESGFTRGFFAPPHGRVLSIQDGDVGMRVDQERVLDAGPFYLRFSSSITVEFDGEHHTGLRGISEFLSPVRLESRFMRFFTRSRIWRDGEESVMYRQYNYIKDQLDWFTR; the protein is encoded by the coding sequence ATGAACATCACCACTGAGCCAGCAGAGGAGCGATGGCATGATTTGCAGGAGCCCGGTGCCTATGAGTGGTGGTATTTCGATATCGAAGACCCGCAGAGCGGCATCTCCATCGTCGTCATCTGGTTTGCAGGGTTCCCCTTTTCCCCCTCCTATCAGGAGCATTACGAGCGCTGGCGCAGCCGTGGCAAGGAAGAGCGCGAAGGGGCCCCGGCTCCGCTCGATTATGCCGGCTTCAGTTTCCAGCTCTACGAACACGGCCGCGAGACGCTTAACTTCATCCGCGAAGGACGCCGGGAGCTTTTTGAAAGCTCCCGAAGTGCTATTGGCGCCGCGTTCGAGCGGAACCGGTTCACCTACGACCCGCTGAAAGAAGAGTACACGCTTTCCATCGACTTCGACTTTCCTGTACGCAGGAAGAGCGTGCAGGCGGAACTCTGTTTCAGTGCATGCAGGACGGCGGACTACCGGCGCAGGGACGGTAATAACGACGGGGTGGTGCCATGTCATCAGTGGCTGCTCCGGGTCCCGAGGGCTGAAGTCCGGGGACGGGTTATCCTTCGTGACGGCCGCCAGGGAGTGCTTCCCAGGACCATCGAGGTCCGTGCTACAGGGTACCACGACCACAACCTCGGAACCATGCCGATGCAGGAGTATATTTCCCGCTGGTACTGGGGAAGGGCGTTTTCAGACCGGGTAGACGTCATCTACTACGTGATCTTTTTCCGTGACCCCGCGTTCCAGCCGCTCACGCTGCTCATGCTCAATGACAACATGAGCGGTGCATCCCTCGTCAGGGACAGCGCTCTGTTCAGCGAGAGCGGATTCACACGGGGCTTTTTCGCTCCGCCGCACGGACGGGTGCTCAGCATCCAGGATGGAGACGTCGGGATGAGGGTTGATCAGGAGCGGGTGCTTGATGCCGGGCCGTTTTACCTCCGTTTTTCATCCAGCATCACCGTGGAGTTCGACGGGGAGCATCATACCGGCCTCCGCGGGATTTCGGAGTTCCTCAGCCCCGTGCGACTTGAGTCGCGCTTCATGCGATTTTTTACCCGGAGCCGGATCTGGCGTGACGGAGAGGAGTCGGTCATGTACCGGCAGTATAATTATATTAAAGATCAATTGGATTGGTTTACAAGGTAG
- the ftsH gene encoding ATP-dependent zinc metalloprotease FtsH, translated as MPETPAKPPGDNSSRNRFKPVRERGEEPGWMQGNGAGPQGNLPRILLFLMIGIVMLFVIQRFSPAPGGPEIIYNSYRSLVDSGAVSEIDVQTLEDKSVILKGRLTAPAKLQLTDKTTVESDRFSVRLPAFGVEQVDMLADKGIRVQVEEGRGGIYTFLVLFAPWLIFGAIYFFFIRRMNSQNAGQAKNIFSFSKSRAKLVSEFDVKTTFKDVAGVDEAVEELQETVEFLTNPEKFQKIGGKIPKGVLLLGPPGTGKTLLAKAIAGEAKVPFFSISGADFVEMFVGVGAARVRDLFEQAKKNSPCIVFIDEIDAVGRSRGAGLGGGHDEREQTLNQLLVEMDGFTTSDNVILIAATNRPDVLDTALLRPGRFDRQITIDKPDIRGRKAILGIHTKNTPLDPDVDISIIAKSTPGFSGADLANLVNESALLAARLGQELITAEDFEQARDKVLMGPERRSMYISDEQKKLTAYHEAGHVLVALHTKGSDPIHKVTIIPRGRSLGLTAYLPLEDRYTQNREYLEAMITYALGGRVAEEIIFQETSTGAANDIEKATEIARKMVRQWGMSDKLGPINYGGSHKEVFLGKDYSHVREYSEETALQIDVEVRSIIVRCMENAERTLRENTEMLHRLAGRLIEKESLGAEEIGEITGIHQEMLKMTAE; from the coding sequence ATGCCCGAAACACCCGCGAAACCTCCTGGGGACAACAGTTCCCGCAACAGATTCAAGCCGGTCCGTGAACGCGGCGAGGAGCCCGGCTGGATGCAGGGCAACGGAGCAGGACCTCAGGGAAATCTGCCCCGCATCCTGCTGTTCCTCATGATCGGCATCGTCATGCTCTTCGTCATCCAGAGATTCTCTCCTGCTCCGGGCGGTCCCGAAATCATCTACAACAGCTACCGCTCCCTCGTTGACAGCGGAGCCGTATCGGAAATCGACGTCCAGACCCTGGAAGACAAGTCAGTCATCCTCAAAGGCAGGCTCACGGCTCCAGCCAAACTGCAGCTGACCGACAAGACCACGGTTGAGAGCGACCGGTTTTCGGTCCGCCTTCCCGCATTCGGCGTCGAACAGGTCGACATGCTCGCCGATAAAGGAATCCGTGTTCAGGTCGAAGAAGGGCGCGGGGGCATCTACACCTTCCTCGTCCTTTTCGCCCCCTGGCTCATCTTCGGCGCCATCTATTTCTTCTTCATCCGGCGGATGAACAGCCAGAACGCAGGCCAGGCAAAAAACATCTTCAGCTTCAGCAAGAGCCGGGCGAAGCTGGTCAGCGAGTTCGACGTCAAGACCACCTTCAAGGACGTTGCCGGTGTGGATGAGGCTGTCGAGGAGCTTCAGGAAACGGTAGAGTTCCTCACCAACCCGGAAAAGTTCCAGAAAATAGGCGGCAAGATTCCCAAAGGCGTCCTCCTGCTCGGCCCTCCGGGTACCGGCAAGACCCTGCTTGCCAAAGCGATCGCCGGTGAAGCGAAGGTCCCCTTTTTCTCGATATCGGGTGCGGACTTCGTTGAGATGTTCGTCGGCGTCGGTGCAGCAAGGGTTCGCGACCTCTTTGAGCAGGCCAAGAAAAACTCCCCATGCATCGTCTTCATCGACGAGATCGATGCAGTCGGCAGAAGCCGCGGAGCAGGCCTCGGCGGAGGGCACGACGAACGCGAACAGACACTGAACCAGCTGCTCGTCGAGATGGACGGATTCACCACCAGCGACAACGTCATCCTGATTGCCGCCACCAACCGCCCCGACGTGCTCGACACGGCCCTGCTCAGGCCCGGCCGGTTCGATCGCCAGATCACCATCGACAAGCCCGACATCCGCGGCCGGAAGGCAATCCTTGGCATCCATACAAAAAACACCCCGCTCGACCCGGACGTCGACATCTCCATCATCGCAAAGAGCACGCCGGGATTTTCGGGTGCCGACCTGGCCAACCTTGTCAACGAATCCGCCCTGCTTGCAGCCCGCCTCGGCCAGGAGCTGATCACGGCGGAAGACTTCGAACAAGCCCGTGACAAGGTGCTGATGGGCCCCGAGCGAAGGAGCATGTACATCTCTGACGAACAGAAAAAACTGACAGCCTACCACGAAGCCGGCCACGTCCTCGTGGCGCTCCATACCAAAGGCTCGGACCCGATCCACAAGGTCACCATCATCCCGCGCGGCCGCAGTCTCGGCCTGACCGCATACCTCCCGCTCGAGGACCGCTACACCCAGAACAGGGAGTACCTCGAAGCCATGATCACCTACGCCCTCGGAGGGCGGGTGGCCGAAGAGATCATCTTTCAGGAGACCAGCACCGGCGCGGCCAACGACATCGAGAAGGCGACAGAGATCGCAAGAAAGATGGTGCGGCAGTGGGGCATGAGCGACAAACTGGGTCCAATCAACTACGGAGGAAGCCACAAGGAGGTCTTTCTCGGAAAAGACTACTCGCATGTGCGCGAGTACAGCGAGGAAACGGCACTGCAGATCGACGTGGAGGTTCGCAGCATCATCGTCCGGTGCATGGAGAATGCTGAGAGGACCCTCAGGGAGAACACCGAGATGCTTCACCGCCTGGCAGGCAGGCTCATCGAGAAAGAGTCGCTCGGCGCTGAGGAGATCGGAGAAATAACGGGCATTCATCAGGAGATGCTGAAAATGACGGCCGAATGA
- the rodA gene encoding rod shape-determining protein RodA, which translates to MTKQHGVDYWLLGPLAGLVVFGLMAVYSATNGSGDMALFYRQLTWALVGVLAMVFVYYNDVRVIKDGSYIFYILGMLMLVAVLIFGRKIAGQTSWVRIGFFSFQPSEIAKMVTILALARFLSDDETDIHSLPHLLTALAIPLFPALLIMLQPDMGTTLTALSFIAPMIIMAGFDIYILMILVIPLILLLTGFFSVWFVVGLSVLLLTVMIAQKQGFRLHQLGVVGSGLAAGLFMHRFAGEILKPHQMKRIQTFLDPMSDPQGAGYNALQAKIAISSGGLFGKGFLEGTQTQLRFIPAQWTDFIFCVIAEEFGFIGSAILILLFAALTLRLIWAIFSIKNRFVELTLAGFVSLLLIHVIINIGMTLGLIPVIGVPLPFISYGGSSLVGNMIMVGLALNFFHNKRNLGY; encoded by the coding sequence ATGACCAAACAGCATGGAGTTGATTACTGGCTTCTCGGGCCGCTCGCAGGACTTGTCGTGTTCGGGCTCATGGCGGTCTACAGCGCGACGAACGGTTCGGGCGACATGGCGCTTTTCTACCGTCAGCTGACCTGGGCGCTCGTCGGGGTGCTTGCCATGGTGTTCGTCTACTATAACGACGTACGCGTCATCAAGGACGGGTCCTACATCTTCTACATCCTCGGCATGCTGATGCTCGTGGCCGTATTGATATTCGGCAGAAAGATCGCCGGCCAGACCAGCTGGGTGCGGATCGGCTTCTTCAGTTTCCAGCCATCCGAGATTGCCAAGATGGTCACCATCCTCGCCCTGGCACGGTTCCTGTCGGACGACGAGACCGACATCCACTCCCTTCCGCACCTCCTGACAGCCCTTGCCATCCCGCTTTTTCCCGCGTTGCTCATCATGCTGCAGCCGGATATGGGCACCACACTGACCGCCCTCTCCTTCATCGCGCCGATGATCATCATGGCGGGCTTCGATATCTACATCCTGATGATCCTCGTCATACCACTGATTCTCCTCTTGACCGGGTTTTTCAGTGTATGGTTTGTCGTGGGGCTCAGCGTGCTGCTGCTTACGGTGATGATCGCACAGAAGCAGGGCTTCAGGCTGCACCAGCTCGGTGTGGTGGGTTCGGGCCTCGCTGCAGGGTTGTTCATGCACCGGTTCGCCGGCGAGATCCTCAAGCCGCACCAGATGAAGCGGATCCAGACCTTCCTCGACCCGATGTCGGATCCGCAGGGGGCTGGCTACAATGCGCTGCAGGCAAAGATCGCCATCAGTTCGGGAGGGTTGTTCGGCAAGGGGTTTCTCGAAGGGACCCAGACCCAGCTGCGCTTCATTCCGGCGCAATGGACTGATTTCATTTTCTGCGTCATTGCCGAGGAGTTCGGCTTCATCGGTTCGGCGATACTGATCCTTCTTTTTGCCGCCCTCACGCTTCGCCTCATCTGGGCAATCTTTTCAATCAAAAACCGGTTCGTGGAATTGACGCTTGCCGGTTTTGTCTCATTGCTTTTGATTCATGTCATCATCAACATCGGCATGACACTAGGTCTTATTCCGGTCATCGGCGTGCCGCTTCCATTTATTTCCTATGGTGGGTCGTCGCTTGTGGGAAATATGATCATGGTGGGCCTGGCGCTCAACTTTTTCCATAATAAGCGCAACCTCGGCTACTGA
- the era gene encoding GTPase Era — MPSSSFSCGFASIIGPPNAGKSTLMNALLDCKLSIVTPKPQTTRKRITGIYHDKQMQVVFLDTPGIMEPMQKLHEAMLLATRDTLRDADVIIAMLPFRKKEGPFDRDFAATLQNDWLKTSGKPIVAVFNKSDLVTLKEQSEAEAFIREAWNPAAVLSISALKGVNLPELLEALRPFLPMNQPLYPEDALSTAPERFFVSEIIREKIFLLYGREVPYSAEVVVDEFREQHENDPSRKDLIRCSVIVERDTQKQILIGHKGQALKKLGQAARTEIEELIGRPVFLELFIKVRPDWRKKHTLLKSYGY, encoded by the coding sequence ATGCCATCATCTTCATTCTCATGCGGTTTCGCCAGCATCATCGGACCCCCGAATGCCGGCAAGTCCACCCTTATGAACGCACTGCTCGACTGCAAGCTCTCGATTGTCACCCCGAAGCCGCAGACCACGCGCAAACGCATAACCGGCATCTACCACGATAAGCAGATGCAGGTTGTCTTCCTCGACACTCCCGGCATCATGGAACCCATGCAGAAGCTGCATGAAGCGATGCTTCTGGCAACCCGCGACACCCTTCGTGACGCCGATGTCATCATCGCCATGCTCCCCTTCAGAAAAAAAGAGGGGCCCTTCGACCGCGATTTTGCCGCGACACTCCAGAACGACTGGCTGAAAACATCCGGCAAGCCCATCGTTGCCGTCTTCAACAAGAGTGACCTCGTCACCCTTAAAGAACAAAGCGAAGCCGAAGCCTTCATCAGGGAGGCATGGAACCCCGCAGCAGTGTTGAGCATCTCGGCCCTGAAGGGGGTGAACCTCCCGGAGCTCCTCGAGGCTCTCCGGCCGTTCCTGCCGATGAACCAGCCGCTCTACCCCGAAGATGCGCTGAGCACTGCACCCGAGAGGTTCTTCGTGAGCGAAATCATCCGCGAGAAGATCTTCCTGCTGTACGGCCGCGAGGTCCCCTACTCGGCCGAGGTCGTCGTCGACGAGTTCCGTGAACAGCATGAGAATGACCCCTCCCGCAAGGACCTCATCCGCTGCTCCGTCATTGTCGAGCGGGATACCCAGAAACAGATCCTTATCGGCCACAAAGGTCAGGCCCTCAAAAAGCTCGGACAGGCCGCACGTACTGAAATCGAGGAACTCATCGGCCGACCGGTCTTTCTCGAGCTCTTCATCAAGGTCCGCCCCGACTGGCGGAAAAAACATACCCTCCTGAAATCCTACGGCTATTAA
- a CDS encoding sulfite exporter TauE/SafE family protein has product MMDSSIPGNLTMLCIGILAGVLSGMFGIGGGIIIVPALVLLFGMTQQTASATSLVALLLPVGILGVLEYYREGRISMENVWLGLLLAAGLFAGAYFGAKIATQLSGTVLRRAFAVFTGIVALRLWFK; this is encoded by the coding sequence ATGATGGACAGCAGCATTCCGGGAAACCTCACCATGCTGTGCATAGGCATTCTGGCCGGCGTACTCTCCGGCATGTTCGGCATCGGCGGTGGGATCATCATCGTTCCAGCCCTGGTGCTGCTGTTCGGCATGACCCAGCAGACCGCCAGTGCAACGTCTCTCGTGGCACTGCTCCTGCCGGTAGGCATACTCGGAGTGCTGGAATACTATCGGGAAGGGCGGATATCGATGGAGAACGTCTGGCTCGGGCTCCTGCTCGCCGCCGGTCTATTTGCAGGAGCGTATTTCGGGGCAAAAATCGCAACACAGCTTTCAGGAACTGTACTCCGCCGCGCATTCGCTGTGTTCACAGGAATTGTCGCCCTTCGTCTATGGTTTAAGTAA
- the gltX gene encoding glutamate--tRNA ligase, protein MVGKRVRTRFAPSPTGYLHVGGLRTALYNYLFAKKMNGDFIIRIEDTDQSRKVEGAQQNLIKTLEWAGLVPDESPVHGGNFGPYLQSERLELYAGYCRQLLEDGTAYYCFATSEELEENRQLQMKQGLQPKYNRKWLPEDMGGSMPRSESEKMLASGAPYVIRMKVPDYVSVWFEDIIRGPIEFDSATIDDQVLMKSDGFPTYHFASVIDDHLMEFTHIIRGEEWLPSMPKHLLLYEFFGWEPPKYAHLPLLLNPDRSKLSKRQGDVAVEDYIQKGYSQEAIINFIALLGWNEGEGCEQEVYSMEQLIDRFSLERVGKAGSIFTIDKLNWLEKQYIKNRPAEKIIETIRPLLQEELSSKETMLDREVITGDDYLRQVIELMRERVGFEHEFVTFSSYFFFEPETWEEEAVKKRWTSDTPALLSEFLPTLEGLPEFTSDAIEAALKAFVEPKGLKAAVLIHPLRILASGVSFGPSLYHMLEVLGREAVLRRIRKGMECITVPA, encoded by the coding sequence ATGGTCGGTAAAAGGGTCAGAACCAGGTTTGCTCCGTCTCCAACCGGGTATCTTCATGTAGGGGGGCTCCGCACAGCGCTCTACAACTACCTGTTCGCTAAAAAAATGAACGGCGACTTCATCATCAGGATCGAAGACACCGACCAGAGCAGGAAGGTCGAAGGGGCGCAGCAGAATCTCATCAAGACCCTTGAATGGGCAGGACTCGTGCCGGATGAAAGCCCTGTGCACGGAGGCAACTTCGGCCCATACCTCCAGTCCGAGCGGCTCGAGCTTTACGCCGGGTACTGCCGGCAGCTGCTTGAAGACGGGACTGCCTACTACTGTTTTGCAACGTCCGAGGAACTTGAGGAGAACCGTCAGCTGCAGATGAAGCAGGGGCTCCAGCCGAAGTACAACCGGAAATGGCTCCCCGAGGACATGGGCGGTTCGATGCCCCGCAGCGAGTCCGAGAAGATGCTCGCCTCCGGAGCACCCTACGTCATCCGCATGAAGGTGCCCGATTATGTCTCCGTCTGGTTCGAGGACATCATCCGCGGCCCGATCGAGTTTGATTCGGCCACCATCGACGACCAGGTGCTGATGAAGTCAGACGGGTTCCCGACATACCATTTTGCGAGTGTCATCGACGACCACCTGATGGAGTTCACCCACATCATCCGCGGTGAAGAGTGGCTACCCTCCATGCCGAAGCATCTCCTGCTCTATGAGTTCTTCGGATGGGAGCCGCCGAAGTACGCCCATCTTCCGCTTCTTCTCAACCCCGACCGCTCCAAGCTCAGCAAGCGCCAGGGCGACGTGGCCGTGGAGGATTACATCCAGAAGGGCTACAGTCAGGAGGCGATCATAAACTTCATTGCCCTTCTCGGATGGAACGAGGGCGAGGGGTGCGAACAGGAGGTCTACAGCATGGAGCAGCTGATTGACCGGTTCAGTCTCGAGCGCGTCGGCAAGGCCGGCTCCATCTTCACCATCGACAAACTCAACTGGCTCGAGAAACAGTATATCAAGAACCGGCCTGCCGAGAAAATCATCGAGACCATCCGTCCGCTTCTCCAGGAAGAGCTTTCGTCGAAAGAGACCATGCTTGACCGCGAGGTCATCACCGGTGACGACTACCTCCGTCAGGTTATTGAGCTGATGCGCGAACGGGTCGGCTTCGAGCACGAGTTCGTGACCTTTTCGTCCTACTTCTTCTTCGAGCCCGAAACCTGGGAGGAGGAGGCGGTCAAGAAACGCTGGACCTCCGATACCCCCGCACTGCTCAGCGAGTTCCTGCCGACGCTCGAAGGGCTCCCGGAGTTCACGTCGGACGCCATCGAGGCAGCCCTCAAGGCTTTTGTCGAACCGAAGGGCCTGAAGGCGGCAGTACTCATCCATCCGCTGCGCATCCTTGCCTCCGGCGTCAGCTTCGGCCCCAGCCTCTACCATATGCTTGAGGTGCTCGGCCGGGAAGCGGTTCTTCGCCGTATCAGGAAGGGGATGGAGTGCATCACGGTGCCGGCCTGA
- a CDS encoding HU family DNA-binding protein, producing MGTTTTKADLVNVIAHRTGLTKNETETVVDALFESIIDSLKAGRRIEIRGFGSFNIRYKNLRQARNPRTGEKVTVEPKNVPTFKISKEFKQAVSESLKSSQP from the coding sequence ATGGGAACCACTACCACGAAAGCCGATCTGGTCAATGTCATTGCCCACAGGACCGGCCTGACGAAGAATGAGACCGAGACGGTGGTTGATGCGCTGTTCGAAAGCATCATCGACTCGCTCAAAGCCGGCCGTCGCATTGAAATCCGCGGATTCGGATCCTTCAACATCCGCTACAAGAACCTCCGCCAGGCCCGCAACCCCCGGACCGGCGAGAAAGTGACGGTCGAGCCGAAAAACGTGCCAACCTTCAAGATCTCGAAAGAGTTCAAGCAGGCCGTCAGCGAAAGCCTGAAAAGCTCCCAGCCCTGA
- a CDS encoding MiaB/RimO family radical SAM methylthiotransferase translates to MCNKKVAAVTLGCKLNYAESSSILQGLVEGGWVACGPEEGADLLIVHTCAVTGQAEQKCRQKIRQLIRRNPECRVAVIGCYAQLSPEVLGGIEGVDAVFGNKEKFDLDRYLAVAKGGRSALPAVAAGSVSRLQTASPGCSPPAGSGRTRAFLKIQDGCDYLCAYCTIPLARGRSRSIEPEDVLRQAHRLAGSGYREIVLSGVNTGDYRSGGVDFPALLRMLEEVPVSRIRISSLEPDMLSPAFLQVVGSSARIVPHFHLPLQSGSDPVLRAMRRRYTAEGYRRAVHALREVLPGCAVGADVMVGYPGEEEEDFQAMYGFIEQLPLSYLHVFSCSVRPGTLLGRQVAGGERLRVNPKETARRSALLVELGERKAREFALSRIGSRQMVLFEEGYGGYTPEYLRVVVEPPDGGEPLAGKELPVHVEGLGEGLQLHARLLS, encoded by the coding sequence ATGTGCAATAAAAAAGTTGCTGCCGTGACGCTTGGCTGCAAGCTGAACTATGCAGAATCGTCCTCCATTCTCCAGGGTCTCGTTGAGGGGGGCTGGGTGGCGTGCGGTCCCGAAGAGGGTGCAGACCTCCTTATCGTCCACACCTGCGCCGTCACCGGGCAGGCAGAGCAGAAATGCCGGCAGAAAATCAGACAGCTCATCCGCCGCAATCCCGAATGCCGGGTTGCGGTGATCGGCTGCTACGCTCAGCTGAGTCCCGAGGTGCTCGGGGGGATTGAAGGCGTGGACGCGGTTTTCGGCAACAAAGAGAAGTTCGACCTTGATCGATACCTGGCGGTGGCAAAGGGCGGCAGGTCCGCTCTGCCGGCAGTGGCCGCAGGATCGGTGTCGCGTCTCCAGACGGCCTCTCCGGGATGTTCCCCTCCGGCAGGTTCGGGGCGGACGCGGGCGTTCCTGAAAATCCAGGACGGGTGCGACTACCTCTGCGCATACTGCACCATTCCCTTGGCAAGGGGACGTTCGCGCTCCATCGAGCCGGAAGATGTTCTTCGCCAGGCCCACCGGCTTGCGGGTTCGGGGTACCGGGAGATCGTGCTCAGCGGTGTCAATACCGGGGATTACCGGAGCGGGGGAGTGGATTTTCCGGCTCTCCTCCGGATGCTCGAGGAGGTGCCGGTGTCGCGCATCCGCATCAGTTCCCTAGAGCCCGACATGCTGAGCCCGGCCTTTCTTCAGGTCGTTGGCTCATCAGCGCGGATCGTACCGCATTTCCACCTGCCGCTTCAGAGCGGTTCGGATCCCGTCCTGCGGGCCATGCGCCGGCGCTACACAGCGGAGGGCTATCGCCGGGCGGTGCATGCACTCCGGGAGGTTCTGCCGGGTTGCGCGGTGGGTGCCGATGTGATGGTGGGATACCCCGGCGAGGAGGAAGAGGATTTTCAGGCGATGTACGGCTTCATTGAGCAACTGCCGCTCAGCTATCTCCACGTCTTCAGCTGCTCGGTCCGTCCCGGCACCCTGCTCGGCCGCCAGGTCGCCGGGGGTGAGCGGCTGAGGGTGAACCCGAAAGAAACTGCCCGGCGGAGCGCACTGCTCGTTGAGCTTGGAGAACGGAAGGCCCGGGAATTCGCCCTCTCCCGGATAGGCAGCCGGCAGATGGTGCTTTTCGAAGAGGGTTATGGCGGCTACACGCCCGAGTACCTAAGGGTTGTTGTGGAGCCTCCCGACGGCGGAGAGCCGCTTGCGGGAAAAGAGCTTCCGGTGCACGTGGAGGGGCTCGGCGAGGGTTTGCAATTACATGCGAGACTGTTATCTTGA